The Equus asinus isolate D_3611 breed Donkey chromosome 22, EquAss-T2T_v2, whole genome shotgun sequence genome has a segment encoding these proteins:
- the LOC106822805 gene encoding olfactory receptor 6C2-like, producing the protein MKNQTITTFILLGLTDDPRLQIPIFMFLFLSYMVSITGNLTIMSLTLVDCHLKTPMYFFLQNFAFLETAFTSACIPRYLYNIATGDRTIKYNICIIQVFFIDVFGVTEFFLLATMSYDRYVAICKPLHYLTIMSSRVCRRLVLCCWMSGLLIIIPPLILFLNLKFCDSNVIDHYLCDSFPILKISCSDTWLIEQLVVVCAVLTFIVTLVCVIVSYIFIIKTILRFPSALQKKRAFSTCSSHMIVVSITYGSCIFIYIKPSAKESAVINKGVTVLITSIAPMLNPFIYTLRNKQVRQAFSNSLKKIALVSKNLRMFMSRNKILS; encoded by the coding sequence ATGAAAAACCAGACAATAACAACCTTCATCTTGTTGGGATTGACGGATGACCCTCGACTTCAGATTCCAATTTTTATGTTTCTATTCCTCAGCTACATGGTAAGTATAACTGGAAACTTGACCATCATGTCACTCACTTTAGTGGACTGCCACCTTAAAacacccatgtacttttttctacagaattttgcctttttagaAACCGCATTTACATCGGCTTGTATCCCTAGGTATTTGTACAACATAGCAACAGGCGACAGgacaattaaatataatatttgtattattcAAGTGTTTTTCATTGATGTCTTTGGAGTAACAGAATTTTTTCTCTTGGCCAccatgtcctatgaccgctatgtggccatctgtaagcccctTCATTACCTGACCATCATGAGCAGCAGAGTCTGCAGGAGGCTTGTTCTCTGCTGTTGGATGTCTGGCTTATTGATCATAATCCCCCCACTTATTCTGTTCCTAAATTTGAAATTCTGTGACTCCAATGTCATCGATCATTATTTATGTGATTCATTTCCTATCTTGAAGATTTCATGCTCAGACACGTGGCTGATAGAGCAGTTGGTTGTTGTCTGTGCTGTGCTAACCTTCATTGTGACCCTTGTGTGTGTTATTGTGTCTTACATTTTCATCATCAAGACCATTCTAAGATTCCCCTCTGCACTGCAAAAGAAAAGGGCTTTTTCCACCTGTTCTTCTCACATGATTGTGGTTTCCATCACCTACGGAAGCTGTATCTTCATCTATATCAAACCTTCAGCAAAGGAATCAGCGGTCATTAATAAGGGTGTGACAGTGCTAATCACATCCATTGCTCCTATGTTGAACCCATTCATATACACTCTGAGAAACAAACAAGTGAGACAAGCCTTCAGTAATTCCCTCAAAAAAATTGCACTTGTCTCAAAGAATTTGAGAATGTTCATgtccagaaataaaatattaagctaA